The Methanospirillum lacunae region CACAAAGGCTCCGGCTTTTACCAGCGTCAGGAGATCCTGGATCTCATTAACCTTCTCACATTCCTGCAAAAACCATACGACGATATATCCCTTGTCGGGCTGCTCAGGTCCCCGTATATCGGGATGAAGGATACCGATATCGCTCATATCCAGAGATCCGGGAGAGGAACATTCTTTAAGAGGCTCCAAAAGCGAGGAGAGAGCTTCGAACCGGCTGCCCGGGCATACGACCTTTTGGCTACCTGGAGAAGCAGGGCAGGAAGATGGCGTGTTTCAGATCTGATCCAGTCGGTACTTGATGAGTCTGGAATTTTTGCTGTGTATGGCGGACTCGCCGAGGGGCAGCAGATCCTCTCAAACATCAGAAAACTCCAGGAGATGGTCAGGGCACAGGAAGAGAAAGGGAGATACCAACTCCCAGATCTCGTCGCGGATCTTTCTGAAGCGGTAAAAACCGGGGATCAGGAAGGAGAGGCGATGGTTGATGACCCTGGACTTGATGCTGTGAGAATTATGACCATTCACGGAGCCAAAGGACTTGAGTTCCCGGTGGTCATTGTCCCTGAAATGGGCCAGCGATCAAACCGGGTCCAGCCTCCGATTCTCATGGAAGGACCCGGACCACTCATGGGAGTGAGAATACCTGATCCTGAAGATGACTTTGAGACTGTAGAGACTCCGGTTTATTCTCTCCTTAAAAGCAGGCAGGAAGAAAAACTGCTTGCAGAGAAGAAACGGCTTTTATATGTTGCACTAACACGGGCAGCAGATCACCTGATCATGAGTGGTGAGATTGGAGATGAACTTCCGGATGGAAGCAAAGATACACGGCTTGACTGGATCTGGAAAGAACTGGGTATTACCGGTAATGCAATAGAGGACGGTGAAATCCATCTTGTATCACCGGACGGAATGGATCTTTCAATGCGGATTGTTCAGCCTGATAAAAGACTCATTCAGGAACAACAGATCTCACCTCCGTTTACTATCCCTGATGAATTACGTGATGAGCCAGGACGATTTGTGTTACCACAGATCACTGGAAAAAAACCAATAGCACCCCTGCTGGTAACAGAGATTGCAAGCACAATTGACGAGCCTGCCGGGCAGCAACATGAAGGCTATGGAGCAGCCTTTGGAACTGCAATCCACGAAGTGCTCAGAGGAAAAGATCCGGATAGAGTAATCAGAGAATGGGAAATAACTGACCCGGTTCTTCAGCAGGAGCTCAAAGAGGCATTACAACGGTTTGAGTCGCTTCCTGAACTCAAACAGCGAGTACAGATCAAACGTGAACTTCCTTTCACTATAACAATCGGCCAAGCGGCTGTGACCGGGCGGATCGATTGTATCGTTCAGAATCAGGATGGATCGTGGCTCGTGATCGACTACAAGAGCGATATCCTTTCAAAGTCAGAACTTTGCGAAAAGAAAGCCTACCGAATCCAGACCGAGATCTACAGGCAGGCAGCAGAAATTCTGGGTATGAAACCAGCCACCGCTGCATTATATGGAGTTTTTGAAAGAGAACTCATGTATATGAATTCAGGTGAGAAAGAGGCTGCTATCAAGATTATACATGAGGTCTGGAGTGACCAACAAAACAAAATCGTAAATACATAATAGTTAGCAGACAGAGGAATAACGCGAATTAAGCAGGTTTTAATCTGGTATTAGAAACAGCAGAACAGTGCCAGATCTGCACAATAAAACAGAGGAGCGATAAATGAATCAGGTGTCTCATCCTGCTAAGCCTATTTCAGTGCTGTATGTAGATGACGAGCCTGATCTCCTCTCCCTTGCCAAAAAAAATCTTGAAGCAACAGGCAGATTCAGAGTAGATACTGCAATATCAGTACCCGGCGCTCAGGAAATGATGTTGTCAGGGACTTATGATGCCATCCTCTCTGATTACCAGATGCCCGGAATGAACGGCATAGATCTCCTCAAATATGTCAGAACAAATTATGGCTACATTCCGTTCATTCTGTTCACAGGAAAGGGAAATGAAGAGACAGTAATTCAGGCATTTGAGAGTGGTGTTGATTTTTACATAAAGAAGGGAGAGGATCCCTGCAAGCAGTTTACTGAACTCCAAATCAAGATAGAAAAGGCAGTATCAGATAAAAAAATTGACTTTCAAAGAGAAAAGTCAGAGTTACAGATATCTGACATCATAAACTCCCTTCCTGATGCATCGTTTGCAATCGATCGAAAAGGAACAGTGATTGCCTGGAACAAGGTGTTAGAGGAGATGACCGGGGTTTTGGCAGAAGCGATGATGGGAAGATCCGGTTTTGAATATGCAATCCCATTTTATGACTCACATCGCAAGACTCTGGTAGATCTGGTTCTTTTTCCAGATCAGGAGACTGAATCAGCATACTCTTCCTTCATCAGAGATCAGGACAACGTGATTATCGCTGAAGCGATTATTCAGAGACCACCTGGTAAATGTCAATGGCTTTGGATTAAGGCAAGCCCGCTGCGAGACAAACACAAGAATATCATCGGGGCTGTAGAAACAATCAGAGACGTATCTGACTGGAAACAGACAGAAGAAAGCCTGCTTGAAAGCAGGAATTTTTTAAACCAGATCTTCTCATCAGTGAAAGAGGGGATCCTCATCGTTGATGCGAACACCCATGCAATCATGGACCTCAATCCTTCTGCCGCTGCCTTGATTGGAGCAGAAAAAGAAGATATTGTTGGCAAAGTATGTCATAAATTCATCTGCCCTGCCGAAATTGGTGAGTGCCCGATTACTGATCTCAACCTGATCATCGATAATAAAGAACGAATTTTACTGACCGCAGACGGCAGAAAGATTCCAATTATAAAAAACGGGTACCCATTCCAGTTCCAGGGGAGGGAGATGCTGCTGGAAACATTTTTTGACAATACCCAGCGGATTGCAGATCTTGAAGCATTACGCCAGAGCGAAGAAAAATTCAGATCCTTTGTTGAAAATGCCAACGATATTGTATATGACCTGACTCCTGATGGTATCTTCACCTATGTTTCTCCAAACTGGACAGCCATCCTGGGCCACCCAGTTGATGATGTCATTGGGAAACATTTTTGCCAGTTTGTACATCCCGATGAATTTTCCCTGTGTGATGAACATGTCAGAACCATCCTTTCTACCGGAACAGGGCGGACCGGTATCAAGTACAGGATTCTTCACCATGATGGAACATGGAGATGGCATGTCTCAAACAATGCACCGAACCGCGACGATCAGGGAGAGATAAAATCAATCATCGGCATCGGGCGTGATGTTACTGAACAGAAAAGGATGGAGGACGAATTAAAACAGGCTTACCGGCAGTTAAACCTCCTTTCCGGGATTACCAGGCATGATATCCTGAATAAGATCTCTGTTATCACCGGGCTTCTGGTTCTTGTCAGGGAGATGACAAACAATCAGGAGGCAGAAGAGTATATCAGCAAAATTAATGAGTCTATCAGGATCATCAGGGCACAGATTGAGTTTACCAGGGTGTATGAGGATCTCGGTTCTCATGAACCACAGTGGCAATCACTTGATCAGATCATCGATTCCATCTGGGTGCCTGATTCTGTCGCCATCTCATCAGATACGAAAAATATCTCTGTCCTTGCTGATCCGATGTTTGAGAAGGTGTTCTTTAATTTATTAGACGATTCGATCACTCACGGAGCAAATGTACATTCTATCAGAGTAACTACTGAACCAGAGGAGGATACACTCACTATCATCTGGGAGGATGACGGTGGTGGGATCTCAACTGAGGAAAAATCAAAGATTTTCAATAGAGGGTACGGAGCTCATACCGGACTAGGTCTCTTTTTATCACGTGAGATCCTCAGAATAACAGGTATCACGATAGAAGAGAATGGTGTTCCGGGAGAAGGTGCACGCTTTGAGATCACAGTCCCAAAAGGAATGTGGCGAATTGAAACCCGAAGAGCAGGAGAGCAGAACTGAATGATCACCGATGTCCATGCTTATTGAACCCCTTGTAATAGGAGATCTGCTTGAGAAATTGTCAACCGTCTGCTTTGCAGCATACCTGCTCACAAGGCTTAAGGGCGTAGACAAATACACGGGAAAGGAGCAATCATGGCGATATATCGCCATAATGGCGGTGATTTTTGGGATACTCTATGCATTCGGGTATTATGCAGGGAGCGGTACAGAAACCGATTTCTTAAGCATCAAGAAGATTGGGCCCAATATGGCAGGGCTCATCGCAGGGCCATTTGCCGGAGTCGGAGCAGCAGCTTTTGGTCTTTTTCTTCAGGGAGCCGGAACTGGCGGGATACCGATAGATACCCTACTCACGGAACTCATGAACGGACTTGTGTGTGGGATCGTGTTTCTGCTGAACGGCAGGAGGCTGATCAAAGTCTGGCATGCAGTCCTGCTTGGTGCAGTCCTTACCACTGCTGATTCTATCATAACTCTCTTCTTTTATCAGGGGATTGACCTCTCGAGACTCCTTCTCTTCAACATTGCTTCAATAGAAATTCTGGTGATCGCAACCGGCATGGGCCTCTTCACTCTGCTGATGCATAACGTTGCCAGGGAACGGGAGATAAGCAGCACTGCCTCACGGCTTGAAGGACAGGTTCTTGCAGCTCGGGAGATTCAACTGGGGTACCTGCCTGCAAAGATTCCCTCAATGAAAGGGATCAGGGTTGCTGCAAAGCTGATCCCTATGCATGAAGTGGGTGGGGACTTTTACGATTTTCAACAGATTACACCAACCAGGTGTTTTTTTTGTATCGGTGATGTTGCAGGAAAAGGAGTCTCTGCAGCATTTGTGATGGCTTCATCCCTGACCCTGCTTCGCAATGCACTCATCTACTCGCAAAGCCCGGCTGAGATCCTCTCACAGGTGAACCAGGGGCTTATCAGGAGTAGTAATGACAGTCTTTTTGTAACCCTTCTTGTGGGAATAATGGATATTGAAACCGGTCTGATAACTTACGCTAACGCTGGTCACAATCTCCCATTTCTCATGAGTAAAAACACTGCTACTCTGATCCACATGGAGCCTGACATCCCGGTGGGAACATTTGATGATTACCAATACCAGCAGAATGAATTCAGACTCGAGAGCGGTGAACAACTCGTCCTGTACACCGATGGCGTAACCGAGTGTGAGAATAAAACTGGGATGCTCGGGGTTGAGCCGGTAATAAGAGCACTTTCAGATCTGCAGGGACCAGACCCCGATACCACGGTTCATACTATCACAGAACTTGTGTTTACATATGCTGGAAGCGGGATTCCCAGCGATGATGTGACCGTTCTTGTGATCGGAAGACAGGATTCTTAAGAGTTCTTTTCAGGTAGGATATGATGCTCAAATGTGACTTTGCCAACATCGGCAAACATCGCAGCAATCGGGCAGAGATGCGTCATGGTTCTGGTCATGATTTCTGAGATCTGGTCGCTTCCAATCAGACCGGAAAGTGTGACAACCAGATGTACCCGTTCAAACACAGCGGGGAGTTCCTGCCTTCTCTCTGCCTGAATCCTGATAGTTAGCAGATCAGGAGTGATCCCTTGATCGCTCAGTGATAGTAGGATCTTGATGCCGACGCAACCCCCTAGCGAGGCGATGAGGTACTCGATGGGGTTTGGAATCTTACCTCCTCCACCGAGATGAACATGTGCATCAATCGGAATTGCCAGACCTGAAGAGGTTTCAGCAGTGAATTTCATGCCGCCCGTATGAGAGACGATCATAGAGACCGGTTGAAACTCCATCCGTGACTGATCCCAGGTTATATCAGATTTCATGGTACTCATACAGAGTTAGCAAACCTAAACTTTTTGCAGATTAAAAGTGGTCTCTTAAACCACCATGGAATCAGCCAACAAGAACGATACTGATATTATCAGGACCTCCACCATCAAGACATGCCTTCAGCAGGGCATCAGTGGCTGACTGAAGATCACTTCCCATACCGAGGGTGAAGATGATGTCATCCCTGACAACCTCCCAGACTCCGTCAGTGCAGATCAGAAATCGTCCGGTGCCGGACCATGGAACCAGGTTTACTAATACCGTAGGAGCAGCCCTGCTGGGATCACCTGATATTGAAGCTGTTATAATGTTACGGTACTGGTGTGTATACATCTGGTCGCTTGTTATGGCCCCGCTGTCACAAAGTTCCTGAACAAGCGAGTGATCATGGGAGAGTCGTTCTGCCTTTCCATTATCGATGAGATACACCCGGGAGTCCCCACAGTTGAAGATGAGTGCATGATCAGAAAAGAGGACTAACCCTGCAACTGTTGTCCCAAAACCGGTATATGAGGGATCAGCACGGACAATCCTGTCAAGAGTCTCTTTTGCCCCTTGGATCATCGCCATGACTGCTGTAGGGGACTTAGGAACCTGAACCAGTGAGCAGTACTCCAGAACAGTACGGCTGGCTACCTCACCGTGAACTGCGCCACCTATTCCATCTGCGACCATGAAGAGAGCAGGCAGGTCAGGAATATCTGCAATCTCAGCCTGGTCCATGCTGGCAGTATTGATCACCTTTCCCGGAACCAGGATGCTGTCCTCGTTACCTGACCGGAGGTATCCACGATGGGTGAGGTAAGAACAGCGTGGTGACATCATGAGATCTACTGTACCTAATACCCGGATCCAGAAGAGTATTCTGATCCACAAAATACACCTTTACCAAGATTTCAGAGATGACCGTGCATCTTTAAGGTTCACCGATAAACCGTAACTAAAAGGAGGAGAAGACTGCACCATTTTCCGATCACCCCAACTGCATATATCTATATCTGTACCAGATTGACCGTCAGGAAGGCACGACTCATTAAAAAAGACCAGTATATGCGGCTTTTAAACATGGATCTCAACCAGATTAGCAGATTTATTGGTGAGACCGAATACCAGAACGAGGTGAACGAACTTGCCGGTAGTCTCTCTGGAATCGCTTTGATTGAAGGAGCCCTTACCAGAAACCTTGCTGAAACTTACCAGAGTGTGGTTGCAATAACTCCCGGAACCCTTCATGAACTCACCGTACGGTACCTTGCCAGATGGGATATCTGGAACGTGATGCTTGTGCTCCGGAGCAGACAGTTCAATATCCCTGCCGACCAGATACGGCAGGTACTGATCCCAGCAGGAGGGATATCTCCTGGACAGATAGAGGCGCTGCTCTCACAGCGTACAATAAATGATATTATCGAGGGGCTTGAGAAGTGGGAACTGTATCCAATTCTAAAAGACGGTTTTGCCACAGGATATCGGAAAGGGCTGTTTGCAGAGGTTGAAAACTCCCTCTACATGTCATTTTACAAGAATTATTACAAGGATGCAAAATCTGGTATCAGAGGTGGTGATGCTATCCTTCCGTACATGCGGTTTGAGATAGACATTGTCAATATCAGAAACCTCTTCAGGCTCAGGGCCGGAAGCAGGGTGACCGACATCAAACCATACATAATACCGGGAGGAAACCTGAGGCCTGAATATTTCCAGCAGATGTATCCTGTAGAAGATAAACAGCAATTTGTTGCAGGAATGCAACAGGCGAAGATCCTGCCGATTCTGATGGAGGCACTGCAGGATGTGAGATGCAATGAGTCAGTCTGCGAGGCTGATGCTGCAGATCTCATCTGGAAACTCTGGGCTGAACGAAAGACACCCCT contains the following coding sequences:
- a CDS encoding PAS domain S-box protein, whose product is MNQVSHPAKPISVLYVDDEPDLLSLAKKNLEATGRFRVDTAISVPGAQEMMLSGTYDAILSDYQMPGMNGIDLLKYVRTNYGYIPFILFTGKGNEETVIQAFESGVDFYIKKGEDPCKQFTELQIKIEKAVSDKKIDFQREKSELQISDIINSLPDASFAIDRKGTVIAWNKVLEEMTGVLAEAMMGRSGFEYAIPFYDSHRKTLVDLVLFPDQETESAYSSFIRDQDNVIIAEAIIQRPPGKCQWLWIKASPLRDKHKNIIGAVETIRDVSDWKQTEESLLESRNFLNQIFSSVKEGILIVDANTHAIMDLNPSAAALIGAEKEDIVGKVCHKFICPAEIGECPITDLNLIIDNKERILLTADGRKIPIIKNGYPFQFQGREMLLETFFDNTQRIADLEALRQSEEKFRSFVENANDIVYDLTPDGIFTYVSPNWTAILGHPVDDVIGKHFCQFVHPDEFSLCDEHVRTILSTGTGRTGIKYRILHHDGTWRWHVSNNAPNRDDQGEIKSIIGIGRDVTEQKRMEDELKQAYRQLNLLSGITRHDILNKISVITGLLVLVREMTNNQEAEEYISKINESIRIIRAQIEFTRVYEDLGSHEPQWQSLDQIIDSIWVPDSVAISSDTKNISVLADPMFEKVFFNLLDDSITHGANVHSIRVTTEPEEDTLTIIWEDDGGGISTEEKSKIFNRGYGAHTGLGLFLSREILRITGITIEENGVPGEGARFEITVPKGMWRIETRRAGEQN
- a CDS encoding PP2C family protein-serine/threonine phosphatase; this encodes MSMLIEPLVIGDLLEKLSTVCFAAYLLTRLKGVDKYTGKEQSWRYIAIMAVIFGILYAFGYYAGSGTETDFLSIKKIGPNMAGLIAGPFAGVGAAAFGLFLQGAGTGGIPIDTLLTELMNGLVCGIVFLLNGRRLIKVWHAVLLGAVLTTADSIITLFFYQGIDLSRLLLFNIASIEILVIATGMGLFTLLMHNVAREREISSTASRLEGQVLAAREIQLGYLPAKIPSMKGIRVAAKLIPMHEVGGDFYDFQQITPTRCFFCIGDVAGKGVSAAFVMASSLTLLRNALIYSQSPAEILSQVNQGLIRSSNDSLFVTLLVGIMDIETGLITYANAGHNLPFLMSKNTATLIHMEPDIPVGTFDDYQYQQNEFRLESGEQLVLYTDGVTECENKTGMLGVEPVIRALSDLQGPDPDTTVHTITELVFTYAGSGIPSDDVTVLVIGRQDS
- a CDS encoding OsmC family protein → MKSDITWDQSRMEFQPVSMIVSHTGGMKFTAETSSGLAIPIDAHVHLGGGGKIPNPIEYLIASLGGCVGIKILLSLSDQGITPDLLTIRIQAERRQELPAVFERVHLVVTLSGLIGSDQISEIMTRTMTHLCPIAAMFADVGKVTFEHHILPEKNS
- a CDS encoding PP2C family protein-serine/threonine phosphatase — protein: MMSPRCSYLTHRGYLRSGNEDSILVPGKVINTASMDQAEIADIPDLPALFMVADGIGGAVHGEVASRTVLEYCSLVQVPKSPTAVMAMIQGAKETLDRIVRADPSYTGFGTTVAGLVLFSDHALIFNCGDSRVYLIDNGKAERLSHDHSLVQELCDSGAITSDQMYTHQYRNIITASISGDPSRAAPTVLVNLVPWSGTGRFLICTDGVWEVVRDDIIFTLGMGSDLQSATDALLKACLDGGGPDNISIVLVG
- a CDS encoding V-type ATP synthase subunit C yields the protein MTPTAYIYICTRLTVRKARLIKKDQYMRLLNMDLNQISRFIGETEYQNEVNELAGSLSGIALIEGALTRNLAETYQSVVAITPGTLHELTVRYLARWDIWNVMLVLRSRQFNIPADQIRQVLIPAGGISPGQIEALLSQRTINDIIEGLEKWELYPILKDGFATGYRKGLFAEVENSLYMSFYKNYYKDAKSGIRGGDAILPYMRFEIDIVNIRNLFRLRAGSRVTDIKPYIIPGGNLRPEYFQQMYPVEDKQQFVAGMQQAKILPILMEALQDVRCNESVCEADAADLIWKLWAERKTPLFAMMMAVTRLRLHRLEQISRRYPFSVLPILSYLEHKRHEVANLRAIARGKQFGLDADHIRRYLVM